A part of Bacteroidota bacterium genomic DNA contains:
- a CDS encoding alginate lyase family protein codes for MKLKNIFFKIAWLLFLQLPLETFAQQTSDFYFYSPADINTIKESAQTPWGKSIVDSLKKVIDQRMAYPMDVPNEEGGYTHDYYCPIHNVQFLFDWNSPKSHYCPVCKKNWQGTERYDWAWISLVHNKNLDFIMANMYLFLISNDNKYAANIKNLLLDYARKYPGYLEHNRERKLTSVLSGKMFAQSLDEAVWAIDVSRAYAVAASAMTDSERNIIKKNYLTPCAELLMSQKHPGNWQVWHNGAIASLGVALKNDSMINVALEKPLYGYHAMMNKNVYKDGWWNEGSVVYHFYPLRAILLTAEAVRCRKINLYDSTLYKMFVSPIQMLYPDLTFPSLNDGWYGTSLLAQAPLYEIAALRYKDSLIYKVLSHGYAKIRRNSPEALINGRNIEGNLLPLNLKSFLFPDFGVGVLRSKYATVVEKYGPDGGAHGHPDKLACSIFSNQSEILPDLGTPAYGVPDCNNWYRKSIAHNTIVVDQSDQRKTEGDLRLFKPENCGGTIITHTNKAYPGVDMHRKLSLKNNKLKDEFICTSSSEHIYDYVLILTDSLNFGGNRDTSIIENYKSIRQVKEIEQKGHFTFSTKDARVIIKVNSARKIKLISGVAPGIISMAKNNEKNVYPLIIRMKDKNIKVQTTWILRK; via the coding sequence ATGAAGTTGAAAAATATTTTTTTTAAAATCGCTTGGTTGTTGTTTCTCCAGTTACCCTTGGAAACTTTTGCCCAACAAACTTCTGATTTTTATTTCTATTCTCCGGCTGACATCAATACAATCAAGGAATCAGCTCAAACACCCTGGGGGAAATCTATTGTTGACAGTTTAAAAAAAGTTATTGATCAACGCATGGCTTATCCTATGGATGTTCCAAATGAGGAAGGTGGTTATACTCATGATTATTATTGTCCAATCCATAATGTTCAGTTTTTATTTGACTGGAATTCCCCTAAATCACACTATTGCCCGGTATGTAAAAAAAATTGGCAGGGAACTGAACGTTATGACTGGGCATGGATAAGTTTAGTACATAATAAAAATCTGGATTTTATTATGGCCAACATGTACCTGTTTCTAATTTCCAATGACAATAAATACGCTGCAAATATTAAAAATTTGTTGCTTGATTATGCCCGGAAATATCCCGGGTATCTTGAACATAATCGGGAACGGAAACTGACTTCTGTTTTAAGTGGTAAAATGTTTGCTCAGAGCCTGGACGAGGCAGTCTGGGCTATTGATGTTTCAAGGGCTTATGCTGTGGCCGCTTCTGCCATGACCGACAGCGAGCGAAATATTATCAAAAAGAATTATTTAACGCCCTGTGCTGAATTATTAATGTCTCAAAAGCATCCGGGAAATTGGCAGGTCTGGCATAATGGAGCAATTGCCAGTTTGGGCGTGGCATTGAAAAATGACAGTATGATCAACGTGGCGCTGGAAAAGCCGCTTTATGGATATCATGCCATGATGAATAAGAATGTATATAAGGATGGCTGGTGGAATGAAGGCTCAGTCGTATATCATTTTTATCCGTTGAGGGCTATACTGCTTACTGCTGAGGCTGTTCGCTGCAGAAAAATAAATTTGTACGACAGTACATTATATAAAATGTTTGTATCGCCTATTCAAATGTTATATCCTGATTTGACTTTCCCGTCCTTGAATGATGGGTGGTACGGCACTTCTCTTTTGGCTCAGGCACCTTTGTATGAAATAGCTGCTTTGAGGTATAAGGATTCTCTAATATATAAGGTATTATCCCATGGCTATGCTAAAATACGGAGGAATTCTCCTGAAGCTTTAATTAATGGCAGGAATATTGAAGGCAACCTATTGCCCTTGAATTTAAAGAGTTTTTTATTCCCGGATTTTGGAGTAGGGGTTTTACGGTCGAAATATGCCACCGTAGTTGAGAAATATGGGCCGGATGGTGGTGCTCACGGACATCCGGATAAATTAGCCTGCAGCATCTTCAGTAATCAATCCGAAATTTTGCCGGATCTGGGAACTCCTGCTTATGGCGTTCCGGATTGTAATAATTGGTATAGAAAATCAATAGCACATAATACAATAGTGGTTGATCAAAGCGATCAAAGGAAAACTGAGGGAGATCTTAGGTTATTTAAACCTGAAAATTGTGGGGGGACAATTATTACCCATACCAATAAAGCATATCCGGGTGTTGATATGCATAGAAAGTTGTCATTAAAAAACAATAAACTGAAAGATGAATTTATCTGCACTTCCTCATCCGAACATATTTATGATTATGTTTTGATTTTGACGGATTCCTTAAATTTTGGAGGGAACAGGGATACTTCCATTATTGAAAATTATAAATCCATCAGGCAGGTTAAAGAGATAGAGCAGAAAGGACATTTCACATTTTCTACTAAGGATGCAAGGGTAATCATCAAAGTTAATTCTGCAAGGAAAATCAAGCTTATTTCCGGGGTAGCTCCTGGAATCATTTCTATGGCCAAGAATAATGAAAAGAATGTTTATCCTTTGATTATAAGAATGAAGGATAAAAATATTAAAGTTCAAACAACCTGGATTTTGAGAAAATAA
- a CDS encoding glycoside hydrolase family 97 N-terminal domain-containing protein, translated as MSKKIIIVLISLIFCGGFLKSQNSFVTESPDNNLKIYVLFEQNELFYRIDYKNKPVILKSSLGITKWENNLSINKVLQNSHDSVWHPVYGERATVRDHFNEKIFVVNEKSMHSNMYLIVRAYNEGIAFRYFFPSFSNSGVSQLNISGEKTTFNVPKNTTCWFAPFAQADYKCLPIKDWPGEAERPLTLRLKNGLYACLAEAEMVDYSRTKFIVKKGEENIIHCKMFDEVRHLTPFATPWRVVMVAEKPADLLANNDIILNLNPSCRIKNTDWIKPGKIIRTVSLTTEGAEKVVDFAAKHKIDYIHFDAGWYGPETSIKSDPRKADVDPQRCKINDLNIPQVVNYAKNKGVGVWVYVNQTGLSQYLDDILPLYQSWGVAGIKFGFVNVGSFQWTKWLHQAVRKCADCHIMVDIHDEYRPTGFSRTFPNLLTQEGIRGNEEFPDGITNTTLPFTRFIAGAADATICYFHRKELKPELAKNPHARFLLNTSCHQMALSVIDYSPLQFLYWYDSPEDVKDVPELRFFDDLPTTWSDTKIVNGQIGEFVTVARKKDNIWFVGAITNNDARKMKVHLDFLDSGKNYLLTLYTDGGDKIKTPTHVDINKIEVTNKSVLRLDILPRGGCAMIIQEKK; from the coding sequence ATGAGTAAAAAAATTATAATCGTCCTGATTTCTCTGATTTTCTGCGGCGGATTTTTAAAATCTCAAAATTCTTTTGTAACAGAATCTCCAGATAATAATTTAAAAATTTATGTTTTATTCGAGCAAAATGAACTTTTTTATAGAATAGATTATAAAAATAAACCTGTAATACTTAAATCTTCGTTGGGGATTACCAAGTGGGAAAATAACCTTTCAATTAACAAGGTACTGCAAAATTCACATGATTCAGTCTGGCATCCTGTTTATGGAGAAAGGGCTACTGTGAGGGACCATTTCAATGAAAAAATATTTGTTGTCAACGAAAAAAGTATGCATAGCAATATGTATTTGATTGTTCGTGCATATAACGAGGGTATTGCTTTTCGTTATTTTTTTCCCTCGTTTTCAAATTCCGGGGTCAGTCAATTAAACATATCCGGCGAAAAGACCACATTCAACGTCCCCAAAAATACAACCTGCTGGTTTGCGCCTTTTGCCCAGGCGGATTATAAATGCTTACCAATCAAGGACTGGCCGGGTGAAGCCGAACGTCCTTTAACATTACGTTTAAAAAATGGCCTTTATGCCTGCCTGGCTGAAGCAGAAATGGTGGATTACAGTAGGACTAAATTTATAGTCAAAAAAGGGGAAGAAAATATTATCCACTGCAAAATGTTTGATGAAGTCAGACATCTTACCCCTTTTGCAACCCCATGGCGCGTGGTCATGGTCGCTGAAAAGCCGGCTGATTTACTGGCAAATAATGATATTATCCTGAATTTAAATCCTTCGTGCAGGATTAAAAATACCGACTGGATAAAACCTGGAAAAATTATCCGAACTGTTTCTTTGACAACAGAAGGAGCTGAAAAAGTAGTGGATTTTGCTGCCAAACATAAAATTGATTATATCCACTTTGATGCGGGCTGGTATGGCCCTGAAACTTCAATTAAATCAGATCCTCGCAAAGCAGATGTTGATCCGCAAAGGTGCAAGATAAATGATTTAAACATTCCTCAGGTTGTAAATTACGCCAAAAATAAGGGTGTTGGGGTGTGGGTATATGTAAATCAAACCGGGTTGTCACAGTATCTTGATGATATACTCCCTTTATATCAATCATGGGGTGTTGCAGGAATAAAGTTCGGTTTTGTAAATGTCGGCTCTTTTCAATGGACGAAATGGCTTCACCAAGCTGTTAGAAAATGTGCTGATTGTCATATAATGGTTGATATTCATGATGAATACCGGCCAACCGGATTCAGTAGAACGTTTCCAAATCTTCTGACACAAGAAGGAATACGGGGGAATGAAGAATTCCCGGATGGCATAACCAATACGACATTGCCATTTACGCGTTTTATTGCAGGCGCGGCAGATGCTACTATCTGTTATTTTCATCGTAAAGAATTAAAACCTGAATTGGCTAAGAACCCTCATGCCCGTTTTTTGCTTAATACTTCATGTCATCAAATGGCTCTTTCTGTTATAGATTATAGCCCTTTGCAATTTTTGTACTGGTATGATTCTCCGGAAGATGTAAAGGATGTACCCGAATTGCGGTTTTTTGATGACTTACCTACAACCTGGAGTGATACAAAAATTGTAAATGGACAAATAGGAGAATTTGTTACTGTTGCCCGGAAAAAGGATAATATATGGTTTGTCGGTGCCATTACGAATAATGATGCAAGGAAGATGAAGGTTCATTTGGATTTTCTTGATTCAGGCAAGAATTATCTCCTTACCTTATACACCGACGGTGGTGATAAAATTAAAACACCTACCCATGTGGACATAAACAAGATTGAAGTCACTAATAAATCGGTGTTAAGACTTGATATACTTCCACGTGGTGGCTGCGCAATGATTATTCAGGAGAAAAAATAA
- a CDS encoding class I mannose-6-phosphate isomerase: MYSSNYDKFPSIPVEGSIWSGWKEILRHLRKNINDSNKEKFILLVECYQGVNDKELIKGFHSLDPYLFINTKEIFRPESEIASLTYPDVTDDRVFGYMTRLTLNDFVDKEKVVELQGEVNKVKGLVIIYGTASSLIIKDPDMIIYADMSRWELQLRQRKHKICNIGLDNKEESPACQYKRGFFVDWRVCDQNKKRIFGQVDYWLDTVQENAPKMIDAHTLKLGLEKAVKQPFRLVPFFDPGPWGGQWMKEVCNLEKDVPNFAWCFDCVPEENSLLFRISGQIFELPAVNLVFFKTRELLGEPVESRFGQEFPIRFDFLDTMGGGNLSLQVHPTTQYIRDNFGMTYTQDESYYILDAKEDATVFLGLRKGIDPESMIKVLNDAQLGKIDFDPDRYINRFPAKKHDHFLIPNGTIHCSGKNCMVLEISATPYIFTFKLWDWKRLGLDGKPRPINITRGSHVIQWQRDTDYCLNELVSKVENIGEGDGWLEERTGLHPDEFIETRRHLFSKPVEHITNQSFNVIILLEGRESIVESTDHI; this comes from the coding sequence ATGTATAGTTCAAATTATGATAAATTCCCTTCTATTCCAGTAGAAGGTTCCATCTGGTCGGGTTGGAAGGAAATTCTCAGACATTTGAGAAAAAACATTAATGATTCAAATAAAGAGAAATTTATTCTTTTAGTTGAATGTTATCAAGGGGTGAATGACAAGGAATTAATAAAGGGATTTCATAGCCTTGATCCTTACTTATTTATAAACACAAAGGAAATTTTTCGTCCGGAATCCGAAATAGCCTCTTTAACTTATCCGGATGTCACTGATGATAGGGTATTCGGGTATATGACAAGGCTTACGCTTAATGATTTTGTTGATAAAGAGAAGGTTGTCGAACTGCAAGGCGAAGTCAATAAGGTAAAAGGATTAGTGATTATATATGGAACAGCCTCTTCATTGATCATTAAGGATCCGGATATGATCATCTATGCAGATATGTCAAGGTGGGAACTTCAGTTGAGGCAAAGGAAGCATAAAATATGCAATATTGGCCTTGATAATAAGGAAGAATCCCCGGCATGTCAGTACAAACGCGGTTTTTTTGTGGACTGGAGGGTCTGTGATCAAAATAAAAAAAGAATATTTGGTCAGGTGGATTATTGGTTGGATACCGTTCAAGAAAATGCTCCTAAAATGATTGATGCCCATACCCTGAAATTGGGATTGGAAAAGGCGGTCAAACAGCCATTCAGGCTTGTCCCGTTTTTCGATCCCGGACCTTGGGGGGGACAGTGGATGAAAGAAGTATGCAATTTGGAAAAAGATGTGCCGAATTTTGCCTGGTGTTTTGATTGCGTTCCTGAGGAGAACAGTCTTTTATTTAGGATCTCAGGACAGATTTTTGAGTTGCCGGCAGTGAATCTTGTCTTTTTTAAAACCAGGGAATTACTTGGTGAACCGGTAGAATCCCGTTTCGGACAGGAATTTCCCATCCGGTTTGATTTTCTTGATACAATGGGTGGAGGCAACCTTAGTTTGCAGGTGCATCCTACAACTCAATATATTCGGGATAATTTTGGAATGACGTATACACAGGATGAAAGTTATTATATCCTTGATGCCAAAGAAGATGCAACCGTTTTCCTGGGATTAAGGAAAGGAATTGATCCTGAGAGTATGATTAAGGTTCTGAATGATGCCCAATTGGGAAAAATAGATTTTGACCCTGATCGATATATCAACCGCTTCCCTGCTAAAAAACATGATCATTTTCTTATCCCCAACGGAACCATTCATTGTTCGGGGAAGAATTGCATGGTTTTGGAAATCAGCGCAACTCCCTACATTTTTACATTTAAATTATGGGATTGGAAACGCCTGGGATTAGACGGCAAACCACGCCCGATCAACATTACTCGTGGTTCTCATGTGATACAATGGCAAAGGGATACTGATTATTGCCTGAATGAACTGGTGTCAAAAGTAGAGAACATCGGGGAAGGGGATGGCTGGCTGGAAGAAAGGACAGGTTTACATCCTGATGAATTTATTGAAACTCGCCGGCATTTGTTTTCAAAACCTGTAGAGCATATTACAAACCAGAGTTTTAATGTAATTATTTTGTTAGAAGGAAGGGAATCAATTGTGGAAAGTACTGATCATATTTT
- a CDS encoding RagB/SusD family nutrient uptake outer membrane protein, whose amino-acid sequence MKNNLYLFIILFSLLFIGGCKDDEFLREKPADFLTVDNAYLNAAQFRTGLNNLYSILRDNYIYKDGDTYFVQFGVGADINFSQNDQNVWTNYSNLNGNAGWLAELFNRQYIMINDANNILAQSENPDVKWVNNAEKLEIQAEAHFFRGFAYRFLSEMWGDVPILTEPVAKPSLGYTRDKRDKVYELCVNDFKFAAENLPTTTNDVGKLVSGAAYHFLSEMYIALADERGGTDKTLYKNAIDAASKVIDGGVYQLMTSRFGYRKNVAGKDPYWDLFQMTKEDGTTNFSYQGGNKESLFIIHLDKNKVGGLPGNLPTRSDQERAFWPAFWGYNGQFGFKGVAYDWMGRGIGWVRPTNYYIYNLWGQSGKEDTRNAEWNINRVLKVPNPDLTYQDLPDPTRNWPTAPQQIQLANGTTISVQLHPGDTIRKEWLTTRTDTMNRWFPRVMKMGSDWHYTTDPSNTFVQDYYVARLAETYLLRAEAYMKYGDLGSAAADINTVRARSNAKPVSQSDVNIDYILDERGRELYGEELRTLTLCRLKLYYDRTKRFGYEVCRNTIDNCSLRNNLFPIPQSVIDANYMVLFPQNN is encoded by the coding sequence ATGAAAAATAATTTATATTTATTTATTATACTATTTTCTCTCCTTTTCATAGGAGGATGCAAAGACGATGAATTCTTGCGTGAAAAGCCGGCAGATTTTCTTACTGTAGACAATGCTTATTTGAATGCTGCACAGTTCAGAACTGGTTTGAATAATTTATATTCGATTTTACGTGATAATTATATCTATAAGGATGGAGATACCTACTTTGTTCAATTTGGAGTAGGTGCAGATATTAATTTCAGTCAAAATGATCAAAATGTATGGACAAATTATTCAAATTTAAACGGTAACGCAGGTTGGCTTGCTGAGCTTTTTAACCGCCAATATATAATGATTAATGATGCCAATAACATATTGGCTCAATCTGAAAATCCGGATGTGAAATGGGTCAATAATGCCGAAAAATTGGAAATCCAGGCTGAAGCTCACTTTTTTAGGGGATTTGCATACAGATTCCTTTCGGAAATGTGGGGAGATGTTCCCATTCTTACAGAACCGGTTGCTAAACCTAGTTTGGGGTATACCCGCGATAAAAGAGACAAGGTTTATGAGCTTTGTGTAAATGATTTTAAGTTTGCCGCTGAAAATCTTCCCACCACTACAAATGATGTTGGAAAATTGGTAAGTGGTGCTGCTTATCATTTCCTTTCCGAGATGTATATCGCACTGGCAGATGAAAGGGGCGGTACTGATAAAACCCTTTATAAAAATGCTATTGATGCTGCCAGTAAGGTCATTGATGGCGGGGTGTATCAGCTGATGACCAGCCGTTTTGGTTATAGAAAAAATGTAGCCGGGAAAGACCCTTATTGGGATTTGTTCCAAATGACCAAAGAAGATGGTACAACCAACTTTAGCTATCAGGGTGGGAATAAAGAGTCACTTTTCATTATTCATCTGGATAAAAATAAAGTTGGCGGACTTCCTGGTAATTTACCCACCCGTTCCGATCAGGAAAGAGCTTTCTGGCCGGCATTCTGGGGATATAATGGCCAATTTGGATTTAAAGGTGTTGCCTATGACTGGATGGGCCGTGGAATTGGATGGGTCAGGCCAACTAATTACTATATATATAACTTATGGGGTCAATCCGGTAAGGAAGATACCCGAAATGCTGAGTGGAACATAAACCGTGTATTGAAGGTTCCTAATCCTGACCTTACCTATCAGGATTTACCTGACCCGACCAGAAATTGGCCAACCGCTCCACAGCAGATTCAACTGGCCAACGGCACGACAATTTCAGTACAATTACATCCGGGTGATACGATCAGGAAAGAATGGTTGACTACCCGTACTGATACCATGAATAGATGGTTTCCCAGGGTGATGAAGATGGGCTCTGACTGGCACTATACAACCGATCCAAGTAACACCTTTGTACAGGATTATTATGTGGCCCGTTTGGCAGAGACATATTTGTTAAGGGCTGAAGCATATATGAAATACGGAGACCTTGGCAGCGCTGCTGCTGATATTAATACAGTAAGAGCTCGTTCCAATGCTAAACCTGTTAGTCAAAGTGATGTAAATATTGATTATATCCTGGATGAAAGAGGACGTGAATTGTATGGTGAAGAATTGAGAACTTTAACCCTTTGCCGTTTAAAACTGTACTACGACCGGACCAAACGCTTTGGATATGAGGTGTGTAGAAATACAATAGATAATTGTTCTTTGAGGAATAACTTATTCCCAATACCGCAATCTGTAATTGATGCTAACTATATGGTGTTGTTCCCTCAAAATAATTAA